One part of the Paramormyrops kingsleyae isolate MSU_618 chromosome 2, PKINGS_0.4, whole genome shotgun sequence genome encodes these proteins:
- the iqgap2 gene encoding ras GTPase-activating-like protein IQGAP2 isoform X1: MYHEESTNMQRPRYGSIVDDERLSAEEMDERRRQNIAYEYLCHLEEAKQWMEACLEEELPPTTELEEGLRNGVYLSKLAKFFAPKNVSEKKIYDRDQSRYKRTGLHFRHTDNTVQWLNAMETVGLPKIFYPETTDVYDRKNMPKVIYCIHALSLYLHKLGIAPQIQNLLGKVDFTEEEINNMRRELEKYGLHMPAFNKIGGILANELSVDEAAWHAAVIAINEAIDRGQAEATFKALINPNARLLNTQDALCQEYQDILGQAKRSKEKQASGTRCSVATEERDVYEELLMHSEIQSNINLVNTQVAVRKVNEAIAARNEAAVLASLRAPGLGLLGVVDANSNCYLKHFISFRDHKVQQDSGMPIQLTKEEIQRVVSSCNDAAEAEKQKQAAVDAINAAIRRGSSADTMEELQKPEAQMPVVYPSAASLYQSELFALQRQNPQVYLGYDELSVAVEMLSAVAVLNEVLDAKDQQAVIQQLSDLPLSFSKLDHDNLQRYSDQLITIKSDAAVKGQEFLTWNDMQGGIDMVNMQVEDEHKRIIAITQINEALDAGDPEQTLSALLLPTAKLHGVNPSLSKHYHDVLQHAKEQICKSSGDESAVLWLDQIQDGIVTANKDEEEALRLAKAVAAINREVTEGDAQSCLQALQCPDAGLRGVLVECSGTYHSNLAQRQALNTTEGPGSSTWVKHRIKDMYDYFYNLPSEQGTWEEPEDFVHDGTQMTREEIQGVVGSVTAEYNREQLWLAHEPVIVQLQARVRGYLVKKAYTERMEYLNQQEASVIQLQASWKGYKQRKSYKDRLRVLQDNVAAIVKIQSWVKMSKAKSKYSQRLKYFKDHEKEIVKIQAFLKANKARDNYQTLTGAENPPLSVVRKFVHLLEQSPLDLQEELDMTQLREEVVTKIRSNQQMEKDLNLMDIKIGLLVKNRITLQDVVSHNKKLTNKKNKLGKDELTMEGKQGIKGLSKDKRKKLETYQHLFYLLQTNPSYLAKLIFQMPQNKSTKFMDTVIFTLYNYASNQREEYLLLKLFKTALEEEIKSKVDQLQDIVTGNPTVIKMVVSFNRGARGQNALRQLLAPVVKEIIEDKSLGINTNPVDIYKSWVNQLETATGEASKLPYEVTPDQALTHEEVRTKLEASNQSLRVATDKVLSSIVSSLDNIPYGMRYMAKVLSSSLHEKFPDATEDELLKIVGNLLYYRYMNPAIVAPDGFDIIDMTAGGQLHSDQRRNLGSVAKMLQHAAANKLFEGENINMTSMNTYISQTYQNFRAFFQAACDVPEPEEKFNVDEYSDMVTLSKPVIYISIEEVINTHSLVLQHQDAISPDRNDVLHELLEDLGDVPDVESLLGEGAMDPNDPNKESVLSQLAKTEISLTLTSKFELLDGDDQDMKGLMIKTKKLIVDVVRIQPGDTLVEMLETPASSLQESEHAKVIEKRAVQDAQVPDGMKSSPSMLEDRQLPLEQKKRKILRNLRSLEQAGLVSSENKYQEIINDISKDIRFQRRYRQRRKTELAKLQQTLSALNSKTAFYQDQINYYDTYIKTCLDNLNRKNSRRSIKLERKAEERSSRKSKQQSLKYTAARLHEKGVILEIEGLQTNQFKNVMFDISASEEVGEFEIKAKFMGVEMEKVQVHIQDLLQLQYEGVAVMKMFDKAKVNVNLLIFLLNKKFYGK, encoded by the exons ATATTCTATCCTGAAACAACAGATGTGTATGACCGTAAAAACATGCCCAAGgtgatatactgtatacatgCTTTAAG TTTATATCTTCACAAACTGGGAATTGCTCCGCAGATCCAAAACCTTTTAGGCAAAGTAGACTTTACAG AGGAGGAGATTAACAACATGCGCAGGGAACTGGAGAAGTACGGCCTTCACATGCCAGCCTTCAACAAGATCGGCGGCATTCTGGCCAATGAGCTTTCTGTGGACGAAGCTGCAT GGCACGCCGCCGTCATCGCCATCAACGAGGCCATAGACAGGGGCCAGGCTGAGGCCACGTTCAAGGCTCTGATTAACCCCAACGCCAGGCTGCTGAACACGCAGGATGCGCTGTGTCAGGAATACCAGGACATACTGGGCCAGGCCAAGAGAAGCAAGGAGAAGCAGGCCTCAGGGACG CGGTGTTCTGTGGCGACCGAGGAGAGAGATGTTTATGAAGAATTACTGATGCATTCGGAGATCCAGAGCAACATTAACCTAGTGAACA CTCAGGTTGCAGTGCGAAAAGTTAATGAGGCCATTGCTGCCAGGAACGAGGCGGCCGTACTAGCCAGTCTCAGGGCACCGGGACTGGGCCTGCTGGGAGTCGTGGATGCCAACTCCAACTGTTATCTGAAGCACTTTATCTCCTTCAGGGATCACAAGGTCCAG CAGGACTCTGGCATGCCGATACAGCTGACGAAGGAGGAGATCCAGCGGGTGGTGAGCTCCTGTAATGACGCTGCAGAGGCTGAGAAACAAA AACAAGCGGCTGTCGACGCCATCAACGCTGCGATCCGGCGGGGAAGTTCTGCCGACACCATGGAGGAGCTGCAGAAGCCCGAGGCCCAGATGCCCGTCGTGTACCCGTCCGCCGCCAGCCTGTACCAGTCCGAGCTCTTCGCCCTGCAGAGGCAGAACCCGCAG GTATACCTGGGCTACGACGAGTTGTCCGTTGCTGTGGAGATGTTGTCAGCGGTGGCCGTGCTGAACGAGGTCCTTGACGCCAAGGACCAGCAGGCCGTGATCCAGCAGCTAAGCGACTTACCTCTGAGCTTCAGCAAGCTGGACCACGACAACCTTCAGAG GTACTCGGACCAGTTGATCACCATAAAGTCTGATGCTGCAGTGAAGGGCCAGGAATTTCTCACCTGGAATGACATGCAGGGCGGCATCGATATGGTCAACATGCAGGTTGAGGACGAGCACAAGC GAATCATTGCAATAACTCAGATCAATGAAGCCCTTGATGCTGGAGATCCAGAACAGACTCTGTCTGCACTACTGTTACCCACTGCTAAGCTGCATGGGGTCAATCCTTCCCTTTCCAAACACTATCATGATGTTCTTCAGCATGCCAAAGAACAAATATGCAAG AGTTCCGGGGACGAGTCAGCCGTCCTGTGGCTGGACCAGATCCAGGATGGAATCGTGACTGCAAACAAGGATGAGGAGGAGGCCTTGAGAC TGGCAAAGGCAGTCGCAGCCATCAACCGGGAGGTAACCGAAGGCGATGCCCAGAGCTGTCTGCAAGCTCTTCAGTGTCCCGACGCGGGCCTGAGGGGGGTGCTGGTGGAGTGTTCAGGCACATACCATTCCAACCTTGCCCAGAGGCAGGCACTCAACACTACAGAAG GCCCAGGCAGCAGTACATGGGTAAAACACAGGATCAAGGACATGTATGACTACTTCTACAACCTGCCTAGTGAGCAGGGGACGTGGGAGGAGCCTGAGGACTTTGTGCATGATGGCACTCAGATGACTCGGGAGGAGATCCAG GGTGTTGTGGGAAGCGTGACTGCGGAGTACAACCGTGAGCAGCTGTGGCTGGCCCATGAGCCGGTGATCGTGCAGCTGCAGGCGCGGGTTCGAGGGTACCTGGTAAAGAAGGCTTACACCGAGAGGATGGAATACCTGAACCAGCAAGAAGCTAGTGTGATCCAGTTGCAG GCCTCCTGGAAGGGATACAAACAACGGAAGTCATACAAGGACAGACTGCGGGTCCTTCAGGATAATGTAGCTGCTATTGTGAAg ATTCAGTCATGGGTGAAAATGTCGAAGGCTAAAAGTAAATATTCCCAGAGGCTAAAGTATTTCAAAGATCAT GAGAAGGAAATAGTGAAGATTCAAGCTTTTCTGAAGGCCAATAAAGCACGAGATAATTACCAGACACTGA CGGGAGCGGAGAACCCCCCCTTGTCTGTGGTGCGTAAGTTTGTTcacctgctggagcagagcCCCCTGGACCTTCAGGAGGAGCTGGACATGACGCAGCTGAGGGAGGAGGTAGTCACCAAGATCCGCTCCAACCAGCAAATGGAGAAGGACCTTAACCTGATGGACATCAAGATCGGTCTGCTGGTGAAGAACAGGATCACGCTGCAG GATGTGGTGTCGCACAACAAAAAGCTGACCAATAAGAAAAACAAGCTAGGCAAAGATGAACTGACCATGGAAGGCAAGCAGGGCATCAAGGGCCTGAGCAAAGACAAGCGGAAGAAGCTGGAAACCTATCAGCACCTCTTCTACCTCCTCCAG ACAAACCCTTCATACCTGGCTAAGCTGATCTTCCAGATGCCCCAGAACAAGTCCACCAAGTTCATGGACACGGTCATCTTCACACTGTATAACTATGCATCAAACCAGCGGGAGGAATATCTTCTGCTGAAGCTCTTCAAGACTGCACTTGAGGAGGAAATCAA GTCGAAGGTAGACCAGTTACAGGACATAGTGACTGGAAACCCCACTGTCATCAAGATGGTGGTGAGCTTCAACCGCGGCGCTCGTGGTCAGAACGCGCTGAGGCAGCTGCTGGCTCCAGTGGTGAAGGAGATCATTGAAGACAAATCGCTGGGAATCAACACCAATCCTGTGGACATCTATAAGTCCTGGGTCAACCAGCTGGAAACAGCCACTGGAGAAGCCAG TAAACTCCCGTATGAGGTCACCCCAGACCAGGCATTGACGCATGAGGAGGTGAGGACTAAGCTGGAGGCCTCCAACCAGAGCCTACGTGTGGCCACTGATAAAGTGCTCAGCTCCATTGTGTCCTCACTGGATAACATCCC ttacGGCATGAGATACATGGCCAAGGTTCTGAGTAGCTCACTGCATGAAAAGTTCCCAGATGCTACTGAAGATGAGCTTCTGAAG ATCGTGGGGAACCTGCTGTACTACCGCTACATGAACCCAGCCATCGTGGCTCCAGACGGGTTCGACATCATCGATATGACGGCGGGGGGGCAGCTACACTCGGACCAGCGCAGGAACTTGGGCTCCGTGGCCAAAATGCTGCAGCACGCTGCTGCCAACAAGCTGTTTGAGGGAGAGAACATCAACATGACCTCCATGAACACCTACATCTCCCAGACATACCAGAATTTTAG GGCTTTCTTCCAGGCAGCGTGTGATGTGCCTGAGCCGGAGGAGAAGTTCAATGTGGATGAATACTCTGATATGGTAACTCTGAGCAAGCCTGTCATCTACATCTCCATAGAAGAGGTCATCAACACTCACTCG TTGGTTTTGCAGCACCAGGATGCCATTTCTCCAGATCGCAACGACGTGCTGCACGAGCTGCTGGAGGACCTGGGAGACGTTCCAGATGTTGAATCTCTTCTGG GAGAAGGAGCCATGGACCCCAATGACCCCAACAAGGAAAGCGTCCTCAGTCAGCTGGCCAAGACGGAAATCTCCCTAACCCTGACCAGCAAGTTCGAGTTGCTGGACGGAGACGATCAGGATATGAAGGGTCTGATGATCAA GACTAAGAAGCTGATCGTGGATGTAGTGCGGATTCAACCAGGAGACACGCTGGTGGAAATGCTGGAGACCCCTGCCTCATCGCTTCAG GAGTCTGAGCATGCAAAGGTCATCGAGAAGCGTGCGGTTCAGGATGCCCAGGTGCCAGATGGGATGAAAAGCAGTCCATCTATGCTGGAAGATAGGCAGCTCCCTCTGGAGCAGAAGAAGAGGAAGATTTTGAGGAATTTGCGCTCTTTGGAGCAAGCTGGCCTTGTGTCTTCTGAGAACAAGTACCAGGAAATTATCAACGATATATCTAAG GACATCCGGTTCCAAAGACGGTACAGGCAACGGAGGAAAACAGAGCTGGCAAAGCTCCAGCAGACTCTCAGTGCGCTAAACTCCAAGACTGCTTTTTACCAGGACCAGATCAACTACTACGACACTTACATTAAGACCTGCCTCGACAATTTGAACCGGAA GAATTCCAGGAGGTCCATCAAATTGGAGAGAAAAGCAGAGGAGAGAAGCAGCCGGAAGTCCAAACAGCAGTCGCTGAAATACACTGCAGCCAGACTGCATGAGAAGGGAGTCATCCTCGAGATTGAGGGACTGCAGACAAATCA gtttaaaaatgtaatgtttgaCATCTCAGCTAGCGAAGAAGTAGGAGAATTTGAAATAAAAGCCAAGTTCATGGGAGTGGAAATGGAAAAGGTGCAGGTCCATATTCAG GACCTTCTGCAGCTGCAGTACGAGGGGGTGGCTGTCATGAAAATGTTTGACAAGGCCAAAGTGAATGTCAACCTGCTCATTTTCCTGCTCAACAAGAAGTTCTATGGAAAATGA
- the iqgap2 gene encoding ras GTPase-activating-like protein IQGAP2 isoform X2 yields the protein MYHEESTNMQRPRYGSIVDDERLSAEEMDERRRQNIAYEYLCHLEEAKQWMEACLEEELPPTTELEEGLRNGVYLSKLAKFFAPKNVSEKKIYDRDQSRYKRTGLHFRHTDNTVQWLNAMETVGLPKIFYPETTDVYDRKNMPKVIYCIHALSLYLHKLGIAPQIQNLLGKVDFTEEEINNMRRELEKYGLHMPAFNKIGGILANELSVDEAAWHAAVIAINEAIDRGQAEATFKALINPNARLLNTQDALCQEYQDILGQAKRSKEKQASGTRCSVATEERDVYEELLMHSEIQSNINLVNTQVAVRKVNEAIAARNEAAVLASLRAPGLGLLGVVDANSNCYLKHFISFRDHKVQDSGMPIQLTKEEIQRVVSSCNDAAEAEKQKQAAVDAINAAIRRGSSADTMEELQKPEAQMPVVYPSAASLYQSELFALQRQNPQVYLGYDELSVAVEMLSAVAVLNEVLDAKDQQAVIQQLSDLPLSFSKLDHDNLQRYSDQLITIKSDAAVKGQEFLTWNDMQGGIDMVNMQVEDEHKRIIAITQINEALDAGDPEQTLSALLLPTAKLHGVNPSLSKHYHDVLQHAKEQICKSSGDESAVLWLDQIQDGIVTANKDEEEALRLAKAVAAINREVTEGDAQSCLQALQCPDAGLRGVLVECSGTYHSNLAQRQALNTTEGPGSSTWVKHRIKDMYDYFYNLPSEQGTWEEPEDFVHDGTQMTREEIQGVVGSVTAEYNREQLWLAHEPVIVQLQARVRGYLVKKAYTERMEYLNQQEASVIQLQASWKGYKQRKSYKDRLRVLQDNVAAIVKIQSWVKMSKAKSKYSQRLKYFKDHEKEIVKIQAFLKANKARDNYQTLTGAENPPLSVVRKFVHLLEQSPLDLQEELDMTQLREEVVTKIRSNQQMEKDLNLMDIKIGLLVKNRITLQDVVSHNKKLTNKKNKLGKDELTMEGKQGIKGLSKDKRKKLETYQHLFYLLQTNPSYLAKLIFQMPQNKSTKFMDTVIFTLYNYASNQREEYLLLKLFKTALEEEIKSKVDQLQDIVTGNPTVIKMVVSFNRGARGQNALRQLLAPVVKEIIEDKSLGINTNPVDIYKSWVNQLETATGEASKLPYEVTPDQALTHEEVRTKLEASNQSLRVATDKVLSSIVSSLDNIPYGMRYMAKVLSSSLHEKFPDATEDELLKIVGNLLYYRYMNPAIVAPDGFDIIDMTAGGQLHSDQRRNLGSVAKMLQHAAANKLFEGENINMTSMNTYISQTYQNFRAFFQAACDVPEPEEKFNVDEYSDMVTLSKPVIYISIEEVINTHSLVLQHQDAISPDRNDVLHELLEDLGDVPDVESLLGEGAMDPNDPNKESVLSQLAKTEISLTLTSKFELLDGDDQDMKGLMIKTKKLIVDVVRIQPGDTLVEMLETPASSLQESEHAKVIEKRAVQDAQVPDGMKSSPSMLEDRQLPLEQKKRKILRNLRSLEQAGLVSSENKYQEIINDISKDIRFQRRYRQRRKTELAKLQQTLSALNSKTAFYQDQINYYDTYIKTCLDNLNRKNSRRSIKLERKAEERSSRKSKQQSLKYTAARLHEKGVILEIEGLQTNQFKNVMFDISASEEVGEFEIKAKFMGVEMEKVQVHIQDLLQLQYEGVAVMKMFDKAKVNVNLLIFLLNKKFYGK from the exons ATATTCTATCCTGAAACAACAGATGTGTATGACCGTAAAAACATGCCCAAGgtgatatactgtatacatgCTTTAAG TTTATATCTTCACAAACTGGGAATTGCTCCGCAGATCCAAAACCTTTTAGGCAAAGTAGACTTTACAG AGGAGGAGATTAACAACATGCGCAGGGAACTGGAGAAGTACGGCCTTCACATGCCAGCCTTCAACAAGATCGGCGGCATTCTGGCCAATGAGCTTTCTGTGGACGAAGCTGCAT GGCACGCCGCCGTCATCGCCATCAACGAGGCCATAGACAGGGGCCAGGCTGAGGCCACGTTCAAGGCTCTGATTAACCCCAACGCCAGGCTGCTGAACACGCAGGATGCGCTGTGTCAGGAATACCAGGACATACTGGGCCAGGCCAAGAGAAGCAAGGAGAAGCAGGCCTCAGGGACG CGGTGTTCTGTGGCGACCGAGGAGAGAGATGTTTATGAAGAATTACTGATGCATTCGGAGATCCAGAGCAACATTAACCTAGTGAACA CTCAGGTTGCAGTGCGAAAAGTTAATGAGGCCATTGCTGCCAGGAACGAGGCGGCCGTACTAGCCAGTCTCAGGGCACCGGGACTGGGCCTGCTGGGAGTCGTGGATGCCAACTCCAACTGTTATCTGAAGCACTTTATCTCCTTCAGGGATCACAAGGTCCAG GACTCTGGCATGCCGATACAGCTGACGAAGGAGGAGATCCAGCGGGTGGTGAGCTCCTGTAATGACGCTGCAGAGGCTGAGAAACAAA AACAAGCGGCTGTCGACGCCATCAACGCTGCGATCCGGCGGGGAAGTTCTGCCGACACCATGGAGGAGCTGCAGAAGCCCGAGGCCCAGATGCCCGTCGTGTACCCGTCCGCCGCCAGCCTGTACCAGTCCGAGCTCTTCGCCCTGCAGAGGCAGAACCCGCAG GTATACCTGGGCTACGACGAGTTGTCCGTTGCTGTGGAGATGTTGTCAGCGGTGGCCGTGCTGAACGAGGTCCTTGACGCCAAGGACCAGCAGGCCGTGATCCAGCAGCTAAGCGACTTACCTCTGAGCTTCAGCAAGCTGGACCACGACAACCTTCAGAG GTACTCGGACCAGTTGATCACCATAAAGTCTGATGCTGCAGTGAAGGGCCAGGAATTTCTCACCTGGAATGACATGCAGGGCGGCATCGATATGGTCAACATGCAGGTTGAGGACGAGCACAAGC GAATCATTGCAATAACTCAGATCAATGAAGCCCTTGATGCTGGAGATCCAGAACAGACTCTGTCTGCACTACTGTTACCCACTGCTAAGCTGCATGGGGTCAATCCTTCCCTTTCCAAACACTATCATGATGTTCTTCAGCATGCCAAAGAACAAATATGCAAG AGTTCCGGGGACGAGTCAGCCGTCCTGTGGCTGGACCAGATCCAGGATGGAATCGTGACTGCAAACAAGGATGAGGAGGAGGCCTTGAGAC TGGCAAAGGCAGTCGCAGCCATCAACCGGGAGGTAACCGAAGGCGATGCCCAGAGCTGTCTGCAAGCTCTTCAGTGTCCCGACGCGGGCCTGAGGGGGGTGCTGGTGGAGTGTTCAGGCACATACCATTCCAACCTTGCCCAGAGGCAGGCACTCAACACTACAGAAG GCCCAGGCAGCAGTACATGGGTAAAACACAGGATCAAGGACATGTATGACTACTTCTACAACCTGCCTAGTGAGCAGGGGACGTGGGAGGAGCCTGAGGACTTTGTGCATGATGGCACTCAGATGACTCGGGAGGAGATCCAG GGTGTTGTGGGAAGCGTGACTGCGGAGTACAACCGTGAGCAGCTGTGGCTGGCCCATGAGCCGGTGATCGTGCAGCTGCAGGCGCGGGTTCGAGGGTACCTGGTAAAGAAGGCTTACACCGAGAGGATGGAATACCTGAACCAGCAAGAAGCTAGTGTGATCCAGTTGCAG GCCTCCTGGAAGGGATACAAACAACGGAAGTCATACAAGGACAGACTGCGGGTCCTTCAGGATAATGTAGCTGCTATTGTGAAg ATTCAGTCATGGGTGAAAATGTCGAAGGCTAAAAGTAAATATTCCCAGAGGCTAAAGTATTTCAAAGATCAT GAGAAGGAAATAGTGAAGATTCAAGCTTTTCTGAAGGCCAATAAAGCACGAGATAATTACCAGACACTGA CGGGAGCGGAGAACCCCCCCTTGTCTGTGGTGCGTAAGTTTGTTcacctgctggagcagagcCCCCTGGACCTTCAGGAGGAGCTGGACATGACGCAGCTGAGGGAGGAGGTAGTCACCAAGATCCGCTCCAACCAGCAAATGGAGAAGGACCTTAACCTGATGGACATCAAGATCGGTCTGCTGGTGAAGAACAGGATCACGCTGCAG GATGTGGTGTCGCACAACAAAAAGCTGACCAATAAGAAAAACAAGCTAGGCAAAGATGAACTGACCATGGAAGGCAAGCAGGGCATCAAGGGCCTGAGCAAAGACAAGCGGAAGAAGCTGGAAACCTATCAGCACCTCTTCTACCTCCTCCAG ACAAACCCTTCATACCTGGCTAAGCTGATCTTCCAGATGCCCCAGAACAAGTCCACCAAGTTCATGGACACGGTCATCTTCACACTGTATAACTATGCATCAAACCAGCGGGAGGAATATCTTCTGCTGAAGCTCTTCAAGACTGCACTTGAGGAGGAAATCAA GTCGAAGGTAGACCAGTTACAGGACATAGTGACTGGAAACCCCACTGTCATCAAGATGGTGGTGAGCTTCAACCGCGGCGCTCGTGGTCAGAACGCGCTGAGGCAGCTGCTGGCTCCAGTGGTGAAGGAGATCATTGAAGACAAATCGCTGGGAATCAACACCAATCCTGTGGACATCTATAAGTCCTGGGTCAACCAGCTGGAAACAGCCACTGGAGAAGCCAG TAAACTCCCGTATGAGGTCACCCCAGACCAGGCATTGACGCATGAGGAGGTGAGGACTAAGCTGGAGGCCTCCAACCAGAGCCTACGTGTGGCCACTGATAAAGTGCTCAGCTCCATTGTGTCCTCACTGGATAACATCCC ttacGGCATGAGATACATGGCCAAGGTTCTGAGTAGCTCACTGCATGAAAAGTTCCCAGATGCTACTGAAGATGAGCTTCTGAAG ATCGTGGGGAACCTGCTGTACTACCGCTACATGAACCCAGCCATCGTGGCTCCAGACGGGTTCGACATCATCGATATGACGGCGGGGGGGCAGCTACACTCGGACCAGCGCAGGAACTTGGGCTCCGTGGCCAAAATGCTGCAGCACGCTGCTGCCAACAAGCTGTTTGAGGGAGAGAACATCAACATGACCTCCATGAACACCTACATCTCCCAGACATACCAGAATTTTAG GGCTTTCTTCCAGGCAGCGTGTGATGTGCCTGAGCCGGAGGAGAAGTTCAATGTGGATGAATACTCTGATATGGTAACTCTGAGCAAGCCTGTCATCTACATCTCCATAGAAGAGGTCATCAACACTCACTCG TTGGTTTTGCAGCACCAGGATGCCATTTCTCCAGATCGCAACGACGTGCTGCACGAGCTGCTGGAGGACCTGGGAGACGTTCCAGATGTTGAATCTCTTCTGG GAGAAGGAGCCATGGACCCCAATGACCCCAACAAGGAAAGCGTCCTCAGTCAGCTGGCCAAGACGGAAATCTCCCTAACCCTGACCAGCAAGTTCGAGTTGCTGGACGGAGACGATCAGGATATGAAGGGTCTGATGATCAA GACTAAGAAGCTGATCGTGGATGTAGTGCGGATTCAACCAGGAGACACGCTGGTGGAAATGCTGGAGACCCCTGCCTCATCGCTTCAG GAGTCTGAGCATGCAAAGGTCATCGAGAAGCGTGCGGTTCAGGATGCCCAGGTGCCAGATGGGATGAAAAGCAGTCCATCTATGCTGGAAGATAGGCAGCTCCCTCTGGAGCAGAAGAAGAGGAAGATTTTGAGGAATTTGCGCTCTTTGGAGCAAGCTGGCCTTGTGTCTTCTGAGAACAAGTACCAGGAAATTATCAACGATATATCTAAG GACATCCGGTTCCAAAGACGGTACAGGCAACGGAGGAAAACAGAGCTGGCAAAGCTCCAGCAGACTCTCAGTGCGCTAAACTCCAAGACTGCTTTTTACCAGGACCAGATCAACTACTACGACACTTACATTAAGACCTGCCTCGACAATTTGAACCGGAA GAATTCCAGGAGGTCCATCAAATTGGAGAGAAAAGCAGAGGAGAGAAGCAGCCGGAAGTCCAAACAGCAGTCGCTGAAATACACTGCAGCCAGACTGCATGAGAAGGGAGTCATCCTCGAGATTGAGGGACTGCAGACAAATCA gtttaaaaatgtaatgtttgaCATCTCAGCTAGCGAAGAAGTAGGAGAATTTGAAATAAAAGCCAAGTTCATGGGAGTGGAAATGGAAAAGGTGCAGGTCCATATTCAG GACCTTCTGCAGCTGCAGTACGAGGGGGTGGCTGTCATGAAAATGTTTGACAAGGCCAAAGTGAATGTCAACCTGCTCATTTTCCTGCTCAACAAGAAGTTCTATGGAAAATGA